In the Caenorhabditis elegans chromosome X genome, one interval contains:
- the W07E11.1 gene encoding glutamate synthase (NADH) (Confirmed by transcript evidence), which translates to MVILTKEQQQEAANTGLWLPQLERDACGVGFVCSIKGTTSSKIMSDARTMLERMAHRGACGCDNDSGDGAGVLTAIPDDLYRKSVKEQDGSDLPPLGQYATGILFLEAESYKQAKEAFQDLARACGLRVVAWRKLGTNRECIGEEAKKTEPLIRQVFVSADYAESDPAKFERSVYLLRKQAVNSMTKQEIECYVCSLSTSTIVYKGQFNTHQLFKFYDDLTNPEYQTHLALVHSRFSTNTFPSWNRAQPNRILAHNGEINTLRGNINLMRAREGVMKSKYYRDDLQKLFPIVEEGLTDSGCLDNVMEFLVRAGGRSLPEAAMTMVPEAWEKDDDMSTEKKHFYRWAAMSMEPWDGPALLAFSDGRYIGAILDRNGLRPARYYLTDDDHLYLSSEVGVNDIPIEKVVKKDRLKPGRMLLVDTHLKKIELDEDLKTRIALSRPHKQLSASRIYLDLIRKDDVLSHGAVTNEYLNRLHLEQVNPGLMKKKDVHLDSDRRLALYAYTHDTFSLLLVPMIKEKKEALGSMGNDAALACLSDYSPLLFSYFQQLFAQVTNPPIDPFREQIVMSLRCPIGPESNMLEPDTELASRLILEQPVLSMVDMEVIKRTMYKGWKAKEIDITYPVKYGVKGLVPGLDAMCCVACTAALDGYQILVLSDRNASSERVPIPSLLAVGAIHQCLIRHRLRMKVAIVVETGEARVVHDFCVLLGFGADAICPYMVYETMHRLRNLGLLDKELNDDQVYQGYRQGVERGIFKVMAKMGISTLHSYKHAQIFEIVGLAKDVVDMCFKNTVSRLGGATFEILAAEALKRHRSAFPTTSDASFDYTNVKGIEYGDSKTLVASGTFHWRAGGEKHINEPLAIAKLQAAARLNNSKTFQEYSLASNMAQRWCTLRGQLEIKTSKKIQIPLSEVEPASEIVKKFVTGAMSFGSISWETHTALAIAMNRIGGKSNTGEGGEKPERYRKDQDPNQNLRSAIKQVASARFGVTSSYLANADELQIKMAQGAKPGEGGELPGHKVTQDIADTRKSTAGVGLISPPPHHDIYSIEDLAQLIYDLKCANPVARVSVKLVSEAGVGIVAAGVAKGNADHITVSGHDGGTGASSWTGIKHAGLPWELGVAETHQVLTMNNLRSRVVLQADGQIRTGRDVMIAALLGADEFGMSTAPLIVLGCTMMRKCHLNTCPVGVATQDPVLRAKFDGKPEHVVNYMFMVAEEVRYFLSKLGLRKLEDAVGRTDLLYASSNPVNKKATMLEFGSILKNAQQMFPNISIKGGSVKQVIELGALETRMLTELDGVFNDAGEHKVFENEYITNIDRTFGTRISYEISKRYGELGLEGSRSITIGLKGHAGQSFCAFLAKGVSVTLEGDANDYVGKCLSGGKIVIFPPKAASYKSEENSVIGNVALYGATSGDCWFRGVAGERFAVRNSGANVIVEAVGDHGCEYMTGGRVIVLGSIGRNFAAAMSGGIAYLFAQEDNFSRLINAATVDLDDASTEDLIFVKAKIEEFVKLTGSELGQRILTNWQKEHQKIIKVFPRDYKRVLAEQEEARKKQAELDKANQDMSLLSVDDTKPRTRTLSMDMQIAPTIRPHNKKQKTALRKTSLLGDKRKQRRLSKSLRPQDMAGFENEEDLQDAADMEEEEESKSDLEDHSDEEEFVEKKASVDIESLGIPAHLRKKDEPLDKLRGFVKYNRQKKMYRDPKERLNDWDEVYDFEAVRSNIREQAARCMDCGVPFCQGHSGCPLGNIIPKWNDFVFKKNWRQALEQLLQTNNFPEFTGRVCPAPCEGACTLGIGSPAVTIKSIECAIIDYAFMQGWMKPCKPAFNTGKRIAIIGSGPSGLGAAAQLVKVGHTVVVYERKNRVGGLLRYGIPTMKLDKFVVDRRVSLLEQEGVRFLTNTEIGKHVPADFLLKENDAIIVCTGSTTARDLNVEGRDAKGVCFAMEYLEKSQRRRAGDDVSWEGLDPANKKVIILGGGDTATDCIATSNRLGCKTVGAFEILPQPGPNRKPENPWPEWPLIFRVDYGHEEAKEMTGSDPRTYSVSTKRFLTTTNAAGITVLTGLEIVDVEWEKDDKGAWKLIEKNETIRTIECDLCILAMGFVGPEKSVIEQLNLKTDPRSNILTPKDKYDSDVAKVFAAGDCRRGQSLVVWAIHEGRQAARQVDEYLMGKTTLAGPGGIVTATIQLKNAI; encoded by the exons ATGGTTATTCTAACCAAGGAACAGCAGCAAGAAGCCGCCAACACGGGACTGTGGCTACCACAACTTGAACGCGATGCGTGCGGAGTCGGATTCGTCTGCTCCATCAAGGGAACCACGTCCAGCAAAATCATGTCGGATGCCCGTACTATGCTCGAGAGAATGGCTCATCGCGGAGCTTGTGGCTGTGACAACGATTCGGGTGACGGTGCCGGTGTCTTGACTGCTATACCCGATGATCTCTACAGAAAATCGGTTAAGGA GCAGGATGGATCTGATCTCCCACCATTGGGTCAATACGCCACGGGAATTCTATTTCTTGAAGCTGAATCGTACAAGCAGGCAAAGGAGGCTTTCCAGGATTTGGCCCGAGCTTGCGGTTTGCGGGTTGTTGCCTGGCGCAAGCTAGGAACCAATCGTGAATGCATCGGAGAGGAGGCAAAGAAGACGGAGCCACTGATTCGTCAAGTTTTTGTCAGTGCTGACTATGCTGAGAGCGATCCAGCTAAATTCGAGAGAAGTGTTTACTTGCTTCGCAAGCAGGCTGTTAACAGCATGACCAAGCAAGAAATTGAATGTTATGTGTGCTCATTGAGTACCTCTACCATCGTTTACAAAGGACAGTTCAACACTCATCAGTTGTTCAAATTTTACGATGATTTGACCAATCCAGAATATCAAACACATCTGGCCCTTGTCCACTCGCGTTTCTCGACTAACACTTTCCCAAGTTGGAATCGTGCTCAACCCAACAGAATTTTGGCTCATAATGGAGAAATCAACACTCTTCGGGGAAACATTAACTTGATGCGTGCTCGTGAGGGAGTGATGAAGAGCAAATACTACCGTGACGACCTCCAGAAGCTGTTTCCGATTGTGGAAGAG GGTCTCACCGACTCTGGATGTCTCGACAACGTCATGGAGTTCCTGGTTCGCGCTGGTGGAAGATCTTTGCCGGAAGCAGCAATGACAATGGTGCCGGAGGCGTGGGAGAAGGACGACGATATGTCGACGGAAAAGAAGCACTTTTACCGTTGGGCTGCAATGAGCATGGAGCCGTGGGATGGACCTG CGCTTCTTGCCTTTTCGGATGGAAGATACATTGGCGCCATTCTTGACCGCAACGGACTTCGACCTGCCAGATACTACTTGACGGATGATGATCATCTATATTTGAGTTCGGAAGTTGGCGTCAACGACATTCCAATTgagaaagttgtcaaaaag GATCGTCTCAAACCCGGACGCATGCTCCTTGTGGACACACATCTCAAAAAGATCGAGCTCGATGAGGACCTTAAGACAAGAATTGCTTTGTCAAGACCTCATAAGCAACTTTCCGCATCGAGAATCTACTTGGACTTGATTCGCAAGGATGATGTG cTCTCTCACGGTGCCGTCACCAATGAATACCTTAATCGTCTTCATTTGGAGCAGGTGAACCCTGGTCTTATGAAGAAAAAGGATGTTCATCTAGACTCTGACCGTCGTCTGGCCTTGTATGCCTATACCCATGACACTTTCAGCTTGCTCTTAGTTCCAATGATCAAGGAGAAGAAGGAAGCTCTCGGGTCAATGGGGAATGATGCTGCGTTGGCTTGTCTGTCTGATTACAGCCCGCTGTTGTTCAGTTATTTCCAGCAACTCTTCGCCCAG GTCACCAACCCACCAATTGACCCTTTCCGTGAACAAATCGTCATGTCGTTGAGATGCCCAATTGGACCTGAGTCTAACATGCTTGAGCCAGACACCGAACTTGCCAGTCGGCTCATCTTGGAGCAGCCAGTTCTTTCAATGGTTGATATGGAG GTCATCAAACGAACTATGTACAAGGGATGGAAAGCAAAGGAAATTGACATCACTTACCCAGTCAAATATGGAGTGAAAG GACTGGTCCCTGGTCTTGACGCCATGTGCTGTGTCGCCTGCACTGCTGCCCTTGATGGATATCAAATCTTGGTATTGTCCGATAGAAATGCCAGTTCCGAACGTGTTCCGATCCCATCACTTCTCGCCGTCGGTGCCATTCATCAGTGCCTTATTCGTCATCGGCTTCGTATGAAGGTTGCGATCGTTGTGGAAACTGGAGAGGCTCGAGTCGTTCACGACTTCTGTGTCCTTCTGGGATTCGGAGCTGACGCAATCTGTCCGTACATGGTCTACGAGACTATGCACCGTCTGCGCAACTTAGGACTTTTGGATAAGGAACTCAATGATGATCAAGTTTATCAAGGATATCGTCAGGGAGTGGAACGAGGAATCTTTAAGGTCATGGCAAAGATGGGCATTTCTACGCTCCACTCGTACAAG CACGCTCAAATCTTCGAGATTGTGGGACTCGCAAAGGATGTTGTCGACATGTGCTTTAAAAACACAGTCTCTCGTCTTGGTGGCGCCACGTTTGAGATTCTCGCGGCGGAAGCCTTGAAAAGACATAGGTCGGCTTTCCCTACGACGAGCGACGCGTCATTCG ATTATACAAACGTGAAGGGAATTGAATATG GTGACTCAAAAACACTGGTTGCAAGTGGAACGTTCCATTGGAGAGCTGGAGGAGAGAAGCATATTAACGAGCCACTGGCTATTGCCAAACTTCAG gcTGCCGCTCGTCTGAACAACTCCAAGACATTCCAAGAGTACTCACTAGCTTCAAATATGGCTCAACGTTGGTGCACTCTGCGTGGACAATTGGAGATCAAAACTAGTAAGAAGATTCAAATCCCATTGTCGGAGGTCGAACCAGCAAGCGAGATTGTCAAGAAGTTTGTCACTGGAGCTATGTCATTTGGATCTATTTCCTGGGAGACTCACACTGCGCTCGCCATTGCCATGAATCGCATCGGTGGAAAATCAAATACTGGTGAAGGAGGAGAGAAACCGGAAAGATATCGAAAGGATCAGGATCCAAACCAGAATCTTCGCTCGGCTATCAAGCAAGTTGCGTCTGCTCGATTTGGAGTTACCTCGTCTTACTTGGCTAACGCCGACGAGCTTCAGATTAAAATGGCTCAAGGTGCAAAACCAGGAGAGGGAGGAGAACTTCCAGGGCACAAGGTTACTCAAGATATTGCTGACACGAGAAAGTCTACAGCCGGAGTTGGTCTCATTTCGCCACCACCTCATCATGATATTTACAGTATTGAGGATCTTGCTCAG CTCATCTACGACTTAAAGTGCGCTAACCCGGTGGCTCGTGTCAGTGTGAAACTTGTCTCAGAAGCTGGAGTTGGAATCGTTGCTGCCGGTGTGGCCAAGGGAAATGCTGATCATATCACCGTTTCGGGACACGATGGTGGAACTGGAGCTTCGAGTTGGACTGGTATTAAACACGCAGGATTGCCATGGGAGTTGGGAGTTGCTGAGACACATCAGGTGCTCACGATGAACAACCTGCGTTCACGCGTCGTTCTTCAAGCTGATGGACAAATTCGTACTGGACGTGACGTCATGATTGCTGCCCTTCTAGGAGCAGATGAGTTTGGAATGTCAACAGCTCCTCTTATTGTTCTCGGATGTACTATGATGAGAAAATGTCACTTGAACACCTGCCCGGTTGGAGTCGCTACTCAAGATCCTGTTCTCCGTGCAAAGTTTGATGGAAAGCCAGAACACGTTGTCAACTATATGTTCATGGTTGCCGAAGAGGTTCGCTATTTCCTCTCCAAACTCGGTCTTCGCAAGTTAGAGGACGCAGTTGGAAGAACTGATCTTCTTTATGCTTCTTCTAATCCTGTCAACAAGAAGGCTACTATGCTCGAGTTCGGATCCATTCTTAAGAACGCCCAACAAATGTTCCCTAACATCTCTATCAAAGGAGGAAGTGTGAAACAAGTGATTGAGCTCGGAGCTCTGGAGACGAGAATGCTGACTGAACTTGATGGTGTTTTCAATGATGCTGGAGAACACAAAGTATTTGAAAACGAGTACATCACTAATATTGATCGTACTTTCGGAACGAGAATTTCGTATGAGATTTCCAAACGTTATGGAGAGCTCGGATTGGAAGGATCCCGCTCGATAACTATTGGCCTCAAGGGACACGCTGGACAGTCATTCTGTGCATTCCTCGCTAAGGGAGTTAGTGTCACGTTGGAAGGAGATGCCAATGACTATGTTGGAAAATGTCTCTCTGgtggaaaaattgtaattttcccACCGAAAGCTGCTTCTTACAAATCTGAAGAGAATTCTGTTATTGGAAATGTTGCCTTATACGGAGCTACTTCTGGAGACTGTTGGTTTAGAGGAGTTGCTGGAGAGAGATTTGCTGTCAGAAACTCAGGAGCTAACGTGATTGTAGAGGCAGTTGGAGACCACGGTTGTGAGTACATGACTGGTGGACGTGTCATAGTTCTTGGATCCATAGGAAGAAACTTTGCCGCTGCGATGAGTGGAGGAATTGCATATCTTTTTGCACA GGAGGATAACTTCTCTCGTCTAATCAACGCAGCCACCGTCGATCTCGATGATGCTTCCACTGAAGATCTCATTTTTGTTAAGGCAAAGATTGAAGAGTTTGTCAAACTTACTGGATCTGAGCTTGGACAGCGCATTCTTACTAACTGGCAAAAGGAGCATCAGAAAATCATTAAGGTGTTCCCGCGTGATTACAAACGTGTGCTCGCCGAGCAAGAAGAAGCTCGTAAGAAGCAAGCTGAATTGGATAAGGCCAACCAGGACATGAGTCTTCTTTCGGTGGATGATACAAAGCCCCGTACTAGAACTTTGTCGATGGACATGCAAATTGCACCAACAATCCGTCCTCACAACAAGAAGCAGAAGACTGCATTGAGAAAGACTAGTTTG CTCGGAGACAAGCGTAAGCAACGTCGACTTTCAAAGAGTCTGAGACCACAGGATATGGCTGGTTTTGAGAATGAGGAGGATCTTCAAGATGCTGCTGATatggaagaagaggaagagtCCAAGTCTGATCTTGAAGATCACTCTGATGAGGAGGAG TTCGTCGAGAAGAAGGCCAGCGTAGATATTGAGTCTCTTGGCATTCCAGCTCATCTTCGTAAGAAGGACGAGCCACTAGACAAACTTCGCGGATTTGTTAAGTACAACcgtcagaaaaaaatgtaccGTGATCCAAAAGAGCGTCTCAATGATTGGGACGAAGTGTACGACTTCGAGGCCGTTCGCAGCAACATTCGTGAGCAAGCTGCTCGTTGCATGGACTGTGGAGTTCCATTCTGCCAAGGACACTCGGGATGCCCACTCGGAAACATCATTCCAAAATGGAATGACTTTGTCTTCAAAAAGAACTGGCGCCAAGCTCTTGAACAACTTCTTCAGACCAATAACTTCCCAGAGTTTACTGGAAGAGTATGTCCAGCTCCTTGCGAAGGGGCGTGTACTCTTGGAATTGGCTCACCAGCAGTCACTATCAAGTCAATTGAATGTGCAATCATTGATTATGCTTTCATGCAAGGTTGGATGAAGCCATGCAAGCCTGCATTCAACACTGGAAAGAGAATTGCAATCATTGGATCCGGACCCTCCGGACTCGGTGCTGCTGCCCAATTGGTGAAGGTTGGACACACGGTTGTTGTCTATGAACGCAAAAACAGAGTTGGTGGACTTCTCAG ATACGGAATCCCAACTATGAAGCTAGACAAGTTCGTCGTGGATCGTCGTGTATCGCTTCTGGAGCAAGAAGGAGTACGATTCCTTACCAACACTGAAATTGGAAAGCATGTGCCAGCCGACTTCTTGCTTAAGGAGAACGACGCAATCATTGTTTGCACTGGTTCCACAACTGCTCGTGATTTGAACGTTGAAGGACGCGACGCCAAGGGAGTTTGCTTTGCTATGGAGTACCTTGAGAAGAGTCAACGCCGGCGTGCAGGAGATGATGTCTCGTGGGAAGGACTTGACCCAGCCAACAAGAAGGTTATCATTCTGGGAGGCGGAGACACGGCTACTGACTGTATTGCTACTAGCAACAGACTTGGATGCAAGACTGTTGGTGCTTTCGAAATTCTGCCACAGCCAGGACCAAATCGTAAGCCGGAGAATCCATGGCCAGAGTGGCCACTCATTTTCCGAGTGGACTATGGACACGAGGAAGCAAAAGAGATGACTGGCTCCGATCCAAGAACTTACTCTGTTTCTACTAAGCGTTTCCTCACAACTACCAACGCCGCCGGTATCACTGTTCTCACTGGACTTGAAATTGTGGATGTTGAATGGGAAAAGGATGACAAGGGTGCTTGGAAGCTTATTGAGAAGAATGAGACTATTCGCACAATTGAATGCGATCTCTGCATTCTGGCTATGGGATTCGTCGGGCCCGAAAAATCGGTAATTGAGCAGTTGAATCTGAAAACTGACCCAAGATCCAACATTCTCACTCCAAAGGACAAATACGATTCTGATGTGGCAAAG GTGTTCGCTGCTGGAGATTGTCGTCGTGGACAGTCACTCGTGGTGTGGGCCATTCACGAAGGACGTCAAGCTGCCCGACAAGTTGACGAGTATCTAATGGGCAAGACAACATTGGCAGGACCGGGAGGAATTGTGACCGCTACAATTCAACTGAAGAATgccatttaa